CCAGCAGCGGCGAGCTGAAAACGCCACCGTTAAGGAGCACGAGGTCGGGCTTAGCGGGGTCGAGTGGTGGAGTTGGTATCGCTTGGGGATCTGCTGGCGGATCGACGTCGGCATAGCGATGCCGCGCAAGGAACTGGGCTAAGTAGCGCGTGATGGCTGGGTCGGCTGCATAAGGGAGACCAAACTCCTGAAAACCGCTACGTCGCGCTTGAGGCCGCGCATCGCGGGGGACTTTCGGAAAGAAACCTTCGACCAATAAGGTCGCCGCTTCGTCGCGCGTAATCGTTGTTTGCAGCGAGCCACCAATCAGTCGCGAACCACCCGAGGCGATGCTAATGGTGCGCTCGGTGGGGCTCGCTTGGCTAAGGAGTTCTTCTTTCGATGATCGGCTCGCGCGCAGCAGTGTGTCCCACTGACGAGCGTCGAGCCCTTTGGTCGCTGCGAGCTTTTCTTCGAGGTGCTTCGCTAGTGCGAGATCAAAATTGTCGCCGCCGAGGATCAAGTGGTCGCCGACCGCGATGCGATGCAGCTGAATCTGTCCCGTCTCATCCTGGCGAACTCGAATGAGGGTGAAGTCGGTCGTGCCACCACCGACGTCGCAGATCAAGATTTTCTGACCGACCTTCAGCTCTGCCTGCCAGGTGTCGCGATGCTTGGCGATCCAGGCATAAAAAGCTGCTTGCGGTTCTTCGAGCAGGACGACGCGCGGAAGTCCGGCACGCTGCGCTGCGCTGATCGTCAGTTCGCGAGCTACTTCGTCGAACGAAGCGGGAAGCGTCAAGACAATCTCTTGCTCTTCGAGTGGGGCCCCTTTGAACTGGTGATTCCACGCCGCGCGAATGTGAGCCAGGTAGCGGCTGCTCGCTTCGACGGGAGACATGCGCTCGACATCGGGGGCCGCTTGCCAAGGGAGGACATCGGCGAGCCGATCGACACCGCGGTGACAGAGCCACGATTTGGCCGACGAAATGACCCGTCCCGCCGAGATCGCGCCAGCATCGCGGGCCATCGCACCGACGATCGGCTGGGAATCGTCGTTCCACGGAAGTTTGCCGAGTGCCGCGCGATCGGCAGCGGGCTGATAGAGGAACGATGGGAGGGTGTCGAGTTTTTCGACGACATTGGCTGCGGTGAACTGTGGGATCGCGAGGACCTCGACGCGCGATGTATTGCGCTCGCAATCGACGTAGCAGACAGCGGAATTCGTGGTACCCAGATCGATACCGACGACGTAGCGGCTAGGGGCTCGCTCGAGCGAAAGTTCGTCAGTCGTAGGTCCACCAAGCGCGCTCACGCGTTAGTTCTCCGCGTCGTCGCGCACGCTGAATTCGAGTTTCCAGCGAGACTGATTTTTGGTTCCCACGCACCACAGTTCGAACACACCGAGCTCGGTGATGTGCGACTGAAATTTCACCGGCACGTAGTCGTCGTCCATCGATTCTTCGCGCGCGAGCATCGTCTCGAGCGAATCGGTTTCGGCGATCTCGTCGTCGCTCCAATGCGTGACAAGTTCGCCCACAGCATCTTGCTTGCGCGTGGCTGAACTGAAAAAACGAAACGTCGCTTGCTCGCCTACCACCAGTCCGATTTCGCCCGAGGGAACATCAGCCGTATTCCCTTCTTCCATTCCAAACGGAACGACACAAAGCGCGCGCAGCGGGCGCGGCTGACCTGGAATTGCTAAGCCCGATGATTCAATCCCGACGTAATAGCTGCGGGCTGTTCCACCCCGAATGCGAACGCCGCCGTGCAGTTTGGCCCAGCCGTAGTAAGCAGCGCCTCGCGCCACGCTGTGATCGAGATCGTGAACGCCATCAAGAACGCGCGGCGGTGCATCGGGAGACCACTCGCCAATTACTTCCATCAAGCGATCGCGGAAAATCGGTGACTTAAATACGCCACCGTTGAATAGTACGTGCGAAGGGCGAACCGGTTGCCCGTTGCTGCCGTGAGCTGTGAGGAACGCCGCGAGATGACGCGTGACAGCGGTGTCGGATTCAAACGGCAGACCAATCTCTTGAAAGCCCGACATACGGCGCTTTTGCGGACGGTCGCTCGCCGAGCATTTGGGAAAGAAACCTTCGAGCAGCAACTGAGCGGCTGATTGTTTTTCGAGATCGATCGACACCGTGCCACCGATCAGTTTGCTGCCACGACCAAGAACACTCAAAGGATGCGTTTCAGCACCTCCGGGAGCGAGCAGCGCTTCTTTCGCTTGGCGACACATGTGCCATAGCGAAACGCTTTGCCAAGGGTCGAGCTTCACGTTCTTTTTGGCAAACTCTTCCGATGCGTGGAAGGCGAGGGCGAGATCCATGTTGTCGCCACCCACCAGCAGATGGTTGCCCACTGCGATGCGTCGCAGCACAAGCTCACCATTTTCTTCAGCGACACCAACGAGAGTGAAGTCGCTTGTGCCACCACCGACGTCGCAAACCAGCAGCGATTCTCCTACCTTCACACTGCGACGCCAGCGTTCTCCCATGGAGGTCAGCCACGCATAGACAGCTGCTTGCGGTTCTTCGAGAAGGATCAAGTTCGCTGGCAGTCCCGCTGCGAGAGCTGCCTCGCGCGTTAGTTCACGAGCCGCCGCATCAAACGAAGCGGGAACGGTAAGAACGACAATCTGTTCGGCCAGCGGCGCGTCTGGAAACTTCTCCGACCAGATGCTCACCAGATGTTCTAGATAGCGGCGCGAAGCTGTGACCGGCGAAACCTTGGCGACCTCGGCTGGCGCTTGCCAAGGCAAGATCGGCTGATGGCGGTCGACCTTGCTGTGACAGAGCCAGCTCTTCGCGGCAGCCACGCTGCGCGTCGGATTTTCGGCCGAGAGTCTCCGAGCAATTTCACCAACGACATAGCCCGCCGGAGCTGCTCCGGGCATCGCATACGCAGGGGACTCTGCCTCGCCAGGAGGTGGTAAATAGAGGAATGACGGGAGCGAGCTGCGCGGCTCGACCACACCAGCTGCCACCAGCTGCGGAATCTCGAGAAGCTGAACGTCCGGCTTCTCGGTGCCGAGGTCGGCATAGGCGAGCACGCTGTTCGTGGTTCCGAGGTCGATGCCGATCACAAACTTGCTCAAGGTGCCAATCTCCGGCGAATAGGGACGAGAACGGGGCGCAAGAAGTGCAGCCGCTTACTTGGTTTCCACTTCTGCAGGAGCGATCACTTTGGCAGCCGCTGCGGAACCGGTGTAGGTTGGCAAGTTGGTCGACTTTGCCTCCCACCCACCATGCACCAGTGTTCCTTCGAGTGCGGCCGTCGCTCCCAAACTTCCCACCACTTTGTACCGACCTGGATCGTAGCCCGGCGGAACGCTGACCGTCGAACCCTCTTCACCAGCCGCGATCCGCTGGAGGGAAAAGAGCCGATCGAGGACAGCCGCCGAGTCCTTCAGAACCCCCCGAGCAGCGGCTCCGATTTGGGCATCGGAATAGTCAGATAAAGGCTCTTGGATCAGATCCACCAGACGAGCTTCGCGCTGCAGCGTAGCTAAAAGTGCAATCGCATCACTCTGAAGTGGGGTTTTGGGCTCGGGTTTAGGGGCCGGTGTCGATGTTGCAGAATGCTGCTGCGTTTTCCCTTGCTCGGTGACTTTTGGCAACATGTTGCCTTGGAGCGCCGTGGCGACACGACCGGCAGTATCGCCGCTCGCTAGGCATTTAAAAAAAGCTGCAAAGGCAGTAGAGATTCGTCCCATCTGGTTTTCTCACAACAGCTTGCGCTTAATTGCTATGTTTTGTGTGGAATTTGACTAAGCAGGGAACAGAGCGAAAATAGAGGGTCTGGACCGGCTTTTGCATCCACTTGCCCAGGTCAGGCGAAATCGGCCGCAAAAGAGCCTTCCAAAGCTCCCCCAGGCAGGTTTCGCGAGACCTCAGTACAACGCCCGCGATGGGGAGGTGTCAACCGTCCCTCGGATCCCGGCGCTGCTGAGCCCCTTAAGCCGAACCGCAGAAGCCGCAAATGTCGGCCAAACGCATGACTCGGTTGCAGGGGACCTGTAAGGTGAATGGATCGGCCAGCGGCCCATCGGCGGGGTGGTGAACCCACCACTTCCCTCAGATTGGCAGCAGTTGGCCTGCATGGCGAGATCGCTCGACTGGTGACCGGAACCACGAGTCGCGCGGATGACCTTCGTCGTGATGATGCCCCCGCAGCATCGCACGGACGATGTGGCTGGAATACGAGAAGAGCACTCTTTACTAGATGACAACGATGATCCACCGACTACTCTCCGCCGGAAGTCTGTTTGGAAAAGTACGCCAGCTCTGGAAGCGTCGCCGCGACTTGGATCGTCGGCGGACCGCTTCGACTCGTACCCTTTCCGGTGGTCTGGTCGAACGGCTTGAAGACCGCTCGATGATGGCGATTGACGTCGGGAACCAATTGCCGGTTCCTGATCTCGACAACAGCGTGTCGTACTACGCCGACTATTCGATGGTGGGGAGCAATGTCGCCGGGGGAGATTCGGCTGAAGGAGAAGCTGGTTCCGACGCCGCTGAAGGTGAGCCCGCCAATAACCTTGTGCAGTTTGCCAAAAATCTCGCCGCTGCTGGCGTGAAGTTCTACGGCGCTGCCTGGAATGCCGACACCACAGCTCAGCGCAACTTGTTTGGCGATGGTGGCCAGTTCTTGCCCTTCATCGAAGTGACGAACAACGATCGCAGCGTCAACTCCGTTGCGACCACCAATAACATCACCGTCTATCCAACGTGGGTATTTCCAGACAACTCGCGTCTCGAAGGGATTGCTTCGCTCGAAACGCTCGCCACACGCAGCGGTGTTGCGATTCCACAATCCGAGAATCCGACGTTCGCCAACATCGGCACACAGAACCTGCTCGGTGGCTCACCCCTATGGGTTGGCATCGATGGCTATGATCCCAACGGCGGCGCACTCACCTACACCGTCACGAGCGACAACCCTCTCGTCACCGCTTCGATCAGCCCCAGCACCAATCGCAGCGTAGCGATGAACGTGCAAGGCTTCGGCACGATGGTTTTCCAGCTGTTCGATCACCTTGCCCCACGTGCCACGAATCGCATCGCTGAACTCGCGAATGCCGGATTCTACAACGACACCGCCACCAACACGGTCGGTTTCCACCGCATCACCCGTCAGTCGTCCCTCACCGTCATCCAAGGTGGTGATCCCCTCGGCAACGGCACCGGTGGTTCGAACCTGCCCGACTTCGACGATCAATTCAACTTCGATTTGCAGCACAACTCGGCTGGCCTGCTCTCGATGGCCAAGAGCTCCGACGACACCAACAACTCACAGTTCTTTGTGCTCGGCGCATCGGCTCGCCACCTCGACTTTAATCACACCGTCTTCGGCATGCTGACCGAAGGGGACGCCGTTCGCGCTGCCATCAACGCCGCAGCCACCAACACCAGCGACGCCCCACTCGTTCCCATCATTTTCGACACCGTCCAGATCATTAACGACACGGAAAACGCCGTCCTCAACCTGAAGGCTGCTGAAGGTGCGACAGGGAGTGCCAACGTCACCGTCACGGTCACCGATGCCCAGGGCAATTCGTACCAGCAAACCTTTGCGGTGAATGTCACCCCCGACACCATCAATGGCGGTCCGTTCCTGTCGGAAATCGATACCGTTCGCACCACCACCGGCACCAACGCGACATTGCAACTCGTCGGCAACGATGTGGAAGGGAACGCCCTCTACTTCGACGCCGTGAAGCCTTCCGACGAGACGGTCAACTACACGGTGACCGTCAACAACGACACCGGCTTGGTCACCATTACTCCCCCCTCCGGTTTTGTGGGGAGCTTTGAAGTGCTGGTGGGTGTCCGCGCCGCTGCGGGCTCGAATACCAGCGACGCTTTCGACACGCAGCGTGTGACGGTGGAAGTGGCTCCCGTCGCTCCGGCACTTCCCGACCTTGCGGATGCTTCCGATAGCGGCGTTTCCAACACCGACAACATCACGAACACCGCTTCGCACACGTTCACCATCGGAGGCGTCACCAGTGGTGCCGTCGTCAAGCTCTATCGCGGCAGCACCTTGCTCGGCCAAGCCACGGCCAGCGGCACCAGCGTACAAATCACCACGACAAACCTCGCCTCGTTTGCCGATGGAGTGCAATCGATCACCGCCACGCAAACCGTCGGCGGTGTCGAGAGCGTAGCATCCGCTGTGCTGAGCGTGACGCTCGATCGCTTGGCTCCTGTGGCCCTGACGTCGACCGCTCCCACCGCTGCGGAAGTCGGAATCAATCTGAACTACAACGCTCAGCATCCCGATGAATCGACAACGGGCTTTCGCTATTCGCTCACGACTCCTCCCACCGGCGCCACCATCGATGCCGTGACCGGCGTTGTCTCGTGGGTCCCCACCGCCGACCAAGTCGGCACGCGTAGTTTCGGCGTTGTTGCCACCGATGCTGCCGGTAACATTCGGACACAGTCGGTCACCGTCAGTGTCACGCAGCCTGTCGTGCAGTTGGTCGATGTGATCTTGCGAGTGGTCGACGCCAACGGCAATGAGATCACCAGCATCGCCAACGGTGGCACGTTCTTCTTGCAGATGGTGGTCAAGGATTTGCGGCCAGGTGGTAGCGATGCTGGCGTCTTCTCGGCCTATGCCGATGTGGTGTGGAATGCCGCGAAGGCTAACGCCACAGGCTCGCTCGTCTATGGATCGTCGTATACCTCGGCTCGCAGCGGCGTGGTTTCCGCTGGCTTGATCGACGAAGTTGGCGGCACTGCAAGTCTCTCCCCTCTGGGGCCAGGCGAGTTCGAGCTCTTCAAAATCCAGATGCAGGCCACTCAGTCCGGCACTATTACGTTCAGCTCAAACCCAGCGGACAATAACTCGGCCCGACCTGTGTTGCTCTACAACTTGTCCGACGATCAATTGACCGATCAGACCCGCTATGGCTCGGTTTCGCTGAATGTCGATCTGCCGTTTGATGCGGTTAACGACACGTTCAATGTCAACGAAGACTCGAACAACTTCACGCTTAATCCCCTGCAAAACGACACGATTGTGTCGGGCAGCGGCAGCGTGCTGACGATCGATTCGGTCGGCACCACCTCCAGTGGCGGCACCGTGACGGTGGCGGGTAACGGACTCTCGCTCCTCTATACACCTGCTGCGAATTTCGTCGGCACTGAGACCTTCACCTACACCGTGAAGAATCAAAATGGCGACACCGACACTGCGACCATCACGGTGCAGGTGGCCAATGTCAACGATCCACCGGTCGCGACGAACGATACCTTCACGGTCGCTGAAAACTCGGCAAACACCACACTCGATGTTCTCGGCAACGATCTGCAAACCCCCGATACCGGCGAAACTCTTCGCGTGCAGAGTGTGTCGGCTGGTTCCAACGGCGGCACATTGTCGATCGGCGGTTCAGGTTCGCACGTGGTCTATCGTCCTGCCAACGGCTACATCGGTACCGAGACCTTCACCTACGTGGTGAGCGACGGTAATGGTGGAACGGCCACAGGGACCGTGACGGTGAACGTCACCAATGCCAACGACAATCCTGTTGCTGTGACCGATCAAGTGACCGTGGCCGAAGATAGCGACATCACGCTCATCAACGTGCTGGCCAACGATACCACCGGCAACGACACCGGCGAAACGCTCACTGTCACTGCGGTTGGAGTCGGTTCGAAAGGTGGCACCATCACCATCGTCTCGGGTGGTACCGGTGTGAACTACAAACCGGCTGCCAACTT
This window of the Pirellula staleyi DSM 6068 genome carries:
- a CDS encoding Hsp70 family protein, with protein sequence MSKFVIGIDLGTTNSVLAYADLGTEKPDVQLLEIPQLVAAGVVEPRSSLPSFLYLPPPGEAESPAYAMPGAAPAGYVVGEIARRLSAENPTRSVAAAKSWLCHSKVDRHQPILPWQAPAEVAKVSPVTASRRYLEHLVSIWSEKFPDAPLAEQIVVLTVPASFDAAARELTREAALAAGLPANLILLEEPQAAVYAWLTSMGERWRRSVKVGESLLVCDVGGGTSDFTLVGVAEENGELVLRRIAVGNHLLVGGDNMDLALAFHASEEFAKKNVKLDPWQSVSLWHMCRQAKEALLAPGGAETHPLSVLGRGSKLIGGTVSIDLEKQSAAQLLLEGFFPKCSASDRPQKRRMSGFQEIGLPFESDTAVTRHLAAFLTAHGSNGQPVRPSHVLFNGGVFKSPIFRDRLMEVIGEWSPDAPPRVLDGVHDLDHSVARGAAYYGWAKLHGGVRIRGGTARSYYVGIESSGLAIPGQPRPLRALCVVPFGMEEGNTADVPSGEIGLVVGEQATFRFFSSATRKQDAVGELVTHWSDDEIAETDSLETMLAREESMDDDYVPVKFQSHITELGVFELWCVGTKNQSRWKLEFSVRDDAEN
- a CDS encoding DUF2760 domain-containing protein, with protein sequence MGRISTAFAAFFKCLASGDTAGRVATALQGNMLPKVTEQGKTQQHSATSTPAPKPEPKTPLQSDAIALLATLQREARLVDLIQEPLSDYSDAQIGAAARGVLKDSAAVLDRLFSLQRIAAGEEGSTVSVPPGYDPGRYKVVGSLGATAALEGTLVHGGWEAKSTNLPTYTGSAAAAKVIAPAEVETK
- a CDS encoding tandem-95 repeat protein: MIHRLLSAGSLFGKVRQLWKRRRDLDRRRTASTRTLSGGLVERLEDRSMMAIDVGNQLPVPDLDNSVSYYADYSMVGSNVAGGDSAEGEAGSDAAEGEPANNLVQFAKNLAAAGVKFYGAAWNADTTAQRNLFGDGGQFLPFIEVTNNDRSVNSVATTNNITVYPTWVFPDNSRLEGIASLETLATRSGVAIPQSENPTFANIGTQNLLGGSPLWVGIDGYDPNGGALTYTVTSDNPLVTASISPSTNRSVAMNVQGFGTMVFQLFDHLAPRATNRIAELANAGFYNDTATNTVGFHRITRQSSLTVIQGGDPLGNGTGGSNLPDFDDQFNFDLQHNSAGLLSMAKSSDDTNNSQFFVLGASARHLDFNHTVFGMLTEGDAVRAAINAAATNTSDAPLVPIIFDTVQIINDTENAVLNLKAAEGATGSANVTVTVTDAQGNSYQQTFAVNVTPDTINGGPFLSEIDTVRTTTGTNATLQLVGNDVEGNALYFDAVKPSDETVNYTVTVNNDTGLVTITPPSGFVGSFEVLVGVRAAAGSNTSDAFDTQRVTVEVAPVAPALPDLADASDSGVSNTDNITNTASHTFTIGGVTSGAVVKLYRGSTLLGQATASGTSVQITTTNLASFADGVQSITATQTVGGVESVASAVLSVTLDRLAPVALTSTAPTAAEVGINLNYNAQHPDESTTGFRYSLTTPPTGATIDAVTGVVSWVPTADQVGTRSFGVVATDAAGNIRTQSVTVSVTQPVVQLVDVILRVVDANGNEITSIANGGTFFLQMVVKDLRPGGSDAGVFSAYADVVWNAAKANATGSLVYGSSYTSARSGVVSAGLIDEVGGTASLSPLGPGEFELFKIQMQATQSGTITFSSNPADNNSARPVLLYNLSDDQLTDQTRYGSVSLNVDLPFDAVNDTFNVNEDSNNFTLNPLQNDTIVSGSGSVLTIDSVGTTSSGGTVTVAGNGLSLLYTPAANFVGTETFTYTVKNQNGDTDTATITVQVANVNDPPVATNDTFTVAENSANTTLDVLGNDLQTPDTGETLRVQSVSAGSNGGTLSIGGSGSHVVYRPANGYIGTETFTYVVSDGNGGTATGTVTVNVTNANDNPVAVTDQVTVAEDSDITLINVLANDTTGNDTGETLTVTAVGVGSKGGTITIVSGGTGVNYKPAANFQGSETFTYTISDGNGGVASGTVIVTVTNSNDNPTAVADAVQGFKNTTSEFNPLANDTSAPDPTETLTITTVTQGTAGGTVAITQNGTRVNYTPASNFSGTDTFTYTISDGNGGTATQTVTVNVLEFIPSQLRGYVYFDSNNTGVREEGESPISGITITLTGTATGGTAVNRTTTTSTTGFYEFTNLAPGTYTITQTQPAFLLDGREQIGSQGGTSTVNDKIVINLAQNTNGQNNNFGELGLQVQHRTINDLFGSSFRTNAVASVSTTAGSSFFAPRGTAWAGYTNGTAELVNNSTQLRLTITNPAGQRVQTTLAITDKRLTLLASQTGGKLFRINALPTSLGFTVVTTSTANTSGGEGEPAEGEYTPNASAMAVPSMDDAEGEPTSSDDDALVQATSVVEEEGNLADDSLIYATSGAPESSSTLSAIGEFNTPIVSALDVGEGEPAAIVSAASRSISSQPSSTTLASLNPLLTIEVGYSASLEPSAAPLRGSILEDLLDNDDDSASGSSAGSLPGASVEESSKLIDEAFYESEKDELDWSLDLWEEELASDDDYEAALAIVLLELAQELAAI